The nucleotide window GTTTCTTGGTGATAGGATCATAAAGCCTATAGGCCTTTGATTCAACACTAACTCCAAGAAATACACACTTGTGACTTTTATCATCTAACTTAGTTCTCAACTGTTTTGGCACATGCACATAACCAATACAGCCGAAAACTCTCAAATGACCCATACTTGGTTTAACACATGTCCATAACTCCTCAGGAACCTTCTTATCCAAACTTCTACTTATAGTTCTATTTAAGATATGACATGCCCAAGCTACTGCTCCTGCCCATAAAAACTTGGGCAGATCCTTCTCCTTTAAAAGACATCTAACCATATTCAAGATTGTTCTATTTCCCCTCTCTGCCACCCCATTCTGCTGGGGTGTATATGTTGCAGTTAATTGCCTTTTCATTCCCTCCTtttcataaaaatctttaaaatcttGAGAGGTAAATTCTCCTCCTCTATCACTTCTTAAACATTTTAAATTAAGACCAGTTTCCTTCTCTACTAATGCCTTAAACCTTTTAAAGCATTCAAATGCTTCCTCTTTAAAAGCCAACATATAAGCCCAGGTTTTTCTAGtataatcatcaatgaaaactAGAACATACCTCTTATTTCCTTGAGATATTGGTTTGATTGGCCCACATATATCTGTGTGAACTAGCTGCAATCTTTCAGAGGCATGCCACTTCATTTTCTTAGGTATCTCCACTCGATTCTGCTTTCCCACTGCACAAACTTCACATACATGTGTTTTCTAAGCTACCTTGGGTAGCCCTTCAACCATATCATTAAACTGCATGGTTCTAAGGGCTTTGTGATTAACATGAGCAAATCTTCTGTGCCATAATGCTTCTCCTGTGGTAACTTGCATGCATTTGTCTGGTTCTTCTAGTGTTGCAAATATGGGAAACACTCGGTTTCTGGTCATCTTAGAAGTCAAGATCAGACCCTTCACAGAATGATACACCTTGCCAACTCCTTCTTTAAAGATGAATGTCACTCCTTTGTCTTGAAGTTGTCCAACACTAATGAGATTTGAGGTCAGATCAGGTGCATAATACACCTTAGTAATGACCTGAGTCATCCCATCTGCAACCAACTTCACATCTCCAATTCCCTGAACCTCCAGCTTTTTGTCATTTTCGAGCTTGACTGAGTGTGTGAAACTTAGATCAAGCTTTGTGAACCAAGCCTTGTTCCCTGTCATGTGATTGGAACAAGCTGAGTCCAAGAACCAGATGCTCTCATTCCCATTCTTTAAAAACTCAGAATTGGCCCTTATAACCTTCTCTTCCTGCTTGTATTTCTCCACGTCTATTGTTGCCATTAATACCAATTCTTCACTCTCATCATACTCAGCATAATTCATTGTCTTCTCTTCTGAGGGACATTCATATTGAAAATGACCCAATTTGTGACATTTGTAGCATTCAACAGAACTTTTATCAAACGATCCTCGTCCTCGTCCTCTACCTCTTCCTCTTATATAGTTTGATCgcccccttcctcttcctctacCATATGAATTTTCTTGTTCAACCTTGAGGTCTTGCTCCTCAGTTGGCTTCTTTAAAAGCTTTTGCTCATGTACAAGTAGGGAGCTTTGCAGCTCATCTATTGCCATCTCAACTAAATTCTTTGACTCTTCAATAGTACACacaacaaaattgaaattttCTATGAGTGTTCTTAataccttttcaactatcttcaCACCAGGCATGTCAGCTCCACAAGTCCTCATATCATTTGTAGTGACTATCACTCTCCCAAGATAATCATTCACACTTTCTCCAGTCTTCATTTCGAGAGTTTCAAAAATTCTTCTTATCCTTTGCAATTATGCCCGTTTAACCCAAGCACTCCCTTGATACTTGTTCTTCATTGCATTCACACTTGCTTGGAAGTCTCCTTTTGGGAAATCATCTTCAGAATTGACTTGTCTATAGACTGGAACAAGTAATTCAATACCTTCAAATCCTTCAACTTGTTTTCTTCATAGTTCTTCCTCTGAGTTGGTGTTGCTTGTTCTCCTGGCTTGATCTCTGTGTACCCATTCTCTACCACACTCCAACATTCTTTTGATTTAATGAGGTTATTCATGACCATGTACCAATGATCATAATCCCCATCAAACTTTGGTACATGGGTTGCCTGGAAATGACTCGACTCTTCTGTCATTGTTCTCTTGTAGCAGCCTTTCTCTCAAACACTCAAAAACTGATGTCACTCAGCTCTCTAATGAATCTCACAattgtgctctgataccacttgaagtGTCAAGTGCATATAAGGAACACAATAATCAACTGAATTCGATACTCGCATAAAACAACTAGGAAGGCTTTAAATAGCCAAACCATTACAAGTTACAGAAACAAACTAAGCTAGAAAACAGGAAAACCAACGAAAAATAGGAAGACTCAACAACTCTTGTGACCCAGCAGCCCACTACTCCATAACGTTAACTTCCTAAAGACTCGGGCTTATTGACACAgaaacaaaaacataaaataataaCCATACTTAATTCAACGTAGATCCAATAGCGTATAGGTCAATAAGCGCGTATACGAGGTGACCTTTTCACACTTTTCAGACTGAACTCCCTGATTGTCAGTAATTATACCTTAAATTCATCAAAAGTCGTACATGTACGCCGCTCATAGTGTAATGAGAGGCGTATATGTTTTAATGCTTCAACTACCACAATCTTATACGCCTTTCATAGGGCAATGAGAGGCGTATAGATTCACTTTTTCTGACACATTTAATGCTTTCACACTATATATACGCCCCTTACAGGGGGAATGTGCACATAAAAAGTGGGGATGTATCAGTACTCTCACCTTATGAAAGTGAAGTTTTTCAAATTTATGAAGAGGtcattatttataaaattctttaaaATAAAATCCTCGACAAAGTCCGCACTTGAAGTGGTCCGCACATGATTAGCATTGTCCGCATTTAACTTGAAATCCGCATATATAACCCTTACAATGGTCCGCATTTAGGAAATTGATAGAATCCGAACTTGTTAGATATATTAAGGTCCGCACTTCTGGTCTTGGAGGGGTCCGAACTTGTGATCCTTTAGATGTCCGAACCTATTGACGGAAAAGTGTCCGACTTTATGACTTTCGGGTTGTCTGAACTTATGAGTTTTATAAGTTTTTTTGAAAGGTAATTATGAGTTTATAAGTGATCCGAACTTAATTAGTGTTGAGAGGTCCGAACTTAGTTAATGTATAATAAGATCCGAATTTAATATGTGGAATGGGATGACTTTTTTTTAATGCATGGCTGACAATActtaggccatccgtagtcataaagccccttgtggggcgttatgcgacatgtgtcatgccacgtcacacgggggctttatggggcgttatatcactagagcccgtagtcataaatcTCCTACCCatgattacctaattattaattttcaattttattaattaattataaaaaacctTGCTTTTTTGTGACTggtcaaaattttgaaaagaacCTCCATAACGCCGCGAAATGTATGGCGCTTCCCCCCCCCCTTTTTTGCCCATAACGCCGTCATTCGCGGTGTATGGGACGCACAAATACTGGCGCATGTATATCCATTTGGCGGCTGACACATGGTGTGTTCTCAAAAGAAAAGTAAACAATAAATTCTGAAGGTTGTGGATGGCATGTTCTGAaaatatacaaaatttgttataTGCATATGAtgtttaatttaatttatatGTTCAGAACTCAACATATATTACTAATTCTTTTGAGAATATCACTTAATGGGCCTATCGTCTGAAGTTCTTAGAATAATCATATTAGTTTCGTATTAATTAATGAACATGTCATTTATGTATTGGCTAAGAGTTCATATAAAAACGGTTAGTTTGGATCGGATATATTATATACTCACATGGTCTGATTATTTATGAGCACTTAATATGACCTATTAAATGGAACGATGACTTCTGATTTGTTATATGTAAATGTATTCGAATTAACATGTCACCAACTAAAGGAATCCAACTGTGTGATACTGTATGTTAAACTTGTTATTTGGACACTAGGGTATTGCAAAATCCTACTTGTATACTCACTTATATGATATTATACCTTAGGTCGCGAGTAACGGACTTAACAATTAACTAACGCTAGAAGTACGTTATTATACCGAgtaaactaaggtgagttcactactttttcaCAAGCATGCGTCCCGAGGGGACAAACAAACAACCTACTATTCCTGGGAGGAATACTTTTCAAACTACTAATCCTGGGAGGAATACTTTCTATGTTTTGGTTTAATTTCGATGTTAGTTAATAACTCGAACTCTATTACGAAAGTCCCTACTTACATACCGAGCTAGTTGCCTGTgaggcaacggggtattagttgatagcgctattaggcctgacaaacctcacaccgtacctgggaggacgggcgtgaactaatgacttTAAACACTTTGATCAATGATAATAGACACTGATGAGGGCACAAAAAACGAACAGTCAATCGGTACAAAGTTTATTATTCGTAACATGTCTTTAAACTAAACATCTACATGATTTTCGGtaaacaaaactgtgaactcgccagctttatgctgatacactttttctgcatgcttgcaggtcgttagatgtctaCATGGACTGGAACTTGCAATCGGAGGAGCTAGAGATGTCATGGGTCGTGTTGCGCATTGAAATGCTTAATGTTATGTGATGCTTTACAAACGATTATTTTTCGAGTATTTAGAACAATTACAAATTTGGTTCCGCTAAATGTATACCGTGTTTAAGTTGAAATACACTTTTCATATTGAATGAAATTTTGAATTTAATAGTTTActgttagttcaatgtgattagtggctagatcttggtacatcacacgcctcgcggtggattccgcatgtggtattttaggggtgtgacagttttctCCAATTTCGAAATATCTTGTCTTGGGACCTTTTGGGGGGATTCTTGGAAAAAAAATTGAGCTATTCCATGACAATATATTGAAGATTAACAACCGAAAACACATGATTTGAATATGAAATCATCCACCATGCTTGGCTAGTCTTGTATAATCATCCTTGGGTGTAAAGATTGTGAGTCTTCTAGGGTTTCTTTATACATTTTGGTTTGAAGATGAAATCATCCACCATGCTTAGCTAGTCTTCCATAATCATCCTTgtaaagagtgaatttcaaggattgtcctttatctttatacccattttcagacgctgtcctttatgtttaaaattgacgagttttgtcctttatgttttcatatcatacacgttttgtcctttaggcctaatccagttagttttttcagttaaatttggtcatgtgctttgcacatgagggcatttttgtcaattcaaaggttgcaggagctttgagctgtaaatctgccgttcaacttacctttgaattgacaaaaataccctcatgtgcaaagcatatgaccaaatttaactaaaaaaactaactgggttaggcctaaaggacaaaacgtgtatgatatgaaaacataaaggacaaaactagtcaattttaaacataaaggacagcgcctgaaaatgggtacaAAGATACAGGGCAATACTTTATACATTTTGGTTTGATAAAAACATTATGTAATCTTTTGATTGAATTTGTATAACTCTTTTGTTAGTATTGCTTTGAACTCGAAATTGTTAGGTTTTCTTACAACATTGACATTGATGGATGATTGCTACTATAAAGTAGTGACTTATCTAAGGTTTGGGTATTATTCTTGATTGATAAAACATACTATTGTCTTTGATTCATATTGTGATGGTTATCTTGCATTGGTTGCATATGATAGATGATTGTTGATGTCTAAGATTACGTTTTCAAATTGATCAACTGATCATTGGTGTTTATAACATAGTCAAACCATTTGTATGAGTCTATGAGATTGATCTAGACACTTGTTAATCCGAAACCCGGGTGTGATTCTTTCTTATAAACTGTGGTACAAAACCATTTTAATTACCGTTAGATAATCTATAATCATATTGTGAATAGTTAATTTGTTTCTAATCAACAAAATCCCTTCTAAGGCGACTCTCTACAAGCCGGAGATCCTTATTCTTAACATTGTTTGCTACAATTGTGGTATCATGGAAGAGACGGTGGATTACCTCTTGGCTAATTGCCTCGATGCCAGATCCATTTGGTGATCTATCCTAGTTTGGCTTAAACACCATTTCCTTAGAGTTTAAGTTTGTTACAAATATTTTGCAATACATTGTTCTTCCAGGCTCAAATATTTGGAAAAAGATGGTAGATACGATTTGCTTCTCTACTTTGTGGCACATTTAGAAAGTTAGAAATGAGTTGGAGTTCAAGAAGAATGGCATGCTAGCTGCAGAAACCGTGGAGTTTATTAAAGAAGAGACTTTTCTTTGGATAACGGGCGGGTCCAAAAAATCAGAATTTAGATTGAGTGAGGTGGTGCGATTTCAATATTAGAGATATTATTAATTAGTTTTGGTTTGTTTTTGTAATGTATGTTTTTCGtttattgttgttgtttgttgTGGGCCTCTAGCTACTAGTTGGTCCCCCTTCTTTTCTTTATTCTCAATAAGAATGTGTAATGGTTACACATGGCTAAAAGTAGGTGTCATATCATTGTTACGCAGTCATGAGCTCTCGctcatttttttcacctttattttgtAATGGTTTCATAAGTTTTCAATACCCATTGTTcaataaaatattattaaaatgaaTTAAATAAGCTACTACTTAAATGAACTAAGTAAGCTGTCTATAAAGCTTACAACTTTCACCAACTAAAAGTACTTCCAACTGATAGGCTATCCCCATTTTTTTGGTGCGACACTCTAGTACTTAAAGTGCTTTATTTACGTTCAATTCTTTAACTAAGATTctgaaagaaataaaaaaaagtttattcAGGCACGTACATCTTGATTCACATAAATCATGGAGAAGAGGGAAAGTCGACTAGAGCGATGTTTAACGGTGGGTCATAACTGTTGGCGACAATTTCCGACTCATCACAAGTCGGTGATGTGAATGGGTGACAAAGGAGTTCAAGTCACAAGTCGGTGAACTTGAGGGATCAATGTTGACAAGTTGGTCATAATTGGTTAAGTTTCGTAATtacattataattatatttggtaATGTCTTGGTTACCAAGTTAGGGTAAGCCTATATAAACCAAGGTAGGGTTAGACATTATTAAGAGACAAGACTAAAAATAAACCGAGTTATGGTTTGAGAGCCTGTAATCAGTTTTGAGTTATTTTCTAATTAATAAGATTGAGAGTAACTCAATCTATattctcttcttcatcttttctatTGGGTTTGATTGTCGATTGGGACttgaattggtatcagagccaagttcAATCGTCGAGATATTAAACGGGTACTCGGAATCTTAATTGGCGGCTAAGGGATGTAACGGGTCGGCTATCAGGGTTGTCAAGATCGGCGGTACTGGTTCGTCAGAGCAGTGGCGTTGTACTGTTACGGTAGCCGACAACGAGTAGGTTGTTCGTAAGGAAGCGGGACCAGACACGTTCTGCTCGGATCAGGATTGCACAACAGTGTTCGGTTGTTGCCAGGTTTCAAGTTGGAAATCGTTTGAGAACCTAAAAATTGCGAGGAGGCCTTATTCGGAAAGGGATTCATTTATTTGGGCGGCGATTTAATTAAAGCAAAGGGTGTCTTGCTTCTTCGCTGCAATTAAGTAAAAgtaatttgtttgtttttgagTAAAAGAACGAAACTCAAAAGTAtacaaaaggtttttttttagtaaattacaagttttgtcctttatgtttgtcccaagtttcaggcgctgtcctttacctttataattgatgagttttgtccttaatgtttcaaaatcctgcacgttatgacCTTTAGGGCAAatccagttaattttttttgttaaaactggtcatgtgccttgcacatgaaggtatttttgtaatttcaccATTATAGGAACAAAACTCTgccttctctctctctaaattcccactttctctctcttatctccccccctctctctctctctcaccgccacctcacaccaccaccaccatctcgcATAACCAGCAACAAACACCATTAAACCCACCACCCCCACTGGAACCCTAACCCCAAGAACCTGCAAACCACCCAAAATCATGattcaaaaacccccaaaaaacaaATCTGACATCACCACTAAACCACAATAAACAATAACAGAAAAGTTGGAAAAACATACTCGAAAAAATCAAGGACCGTCTTGgagatcttcatcttcttcttagCACCCTTATAAAGATCAAGCAAGCTACAACCCAACACATTCTCCACAGCCGGAGCCTTCTTCACCGACGAACTCTCCCCATTCCTAAATCCAGCATCAGATCCTCCAAAGAACTCAGTATATATGTCCTCGGCATTTCTAGGGTTAAACCggaaattagggttagggttagggttctGGTGATTGTTGAAGCGGCGGCCGGCCTTGAGAGCCTCTTCGCCGTAGAGATCGTAGATCTGACGCTTCTGAGGGTCGCTGAGGACGTCGTAAGCTTCGGAGATCTGTTTGAATTTGGACTCTGCGTCGGATTTGTTGGTGTTGGGGTTTTTGTCGTGGTGCCAGATCATGGCGAGACGACGGTAGGCTTTCTTGAGGTCGTCGTCGGTGGCATTGCGGTTGACTTTCAATGTATACCATGTGTGATCTGTGAGAAGAGAGAGTGAGAGAAGAACGGGATAGAGGAGAGAGAACCGctggaagagagagagagagaggatactaaatatttcttttgttttttacgGTCTCTAAATATTAAATATTTTGCACAATAGTCCCTATAATGGTGAAAAGACAAATGCACCCTCACATGCCTTGCACGTGACcagttttaacaaaaaaaaattaactgggtttgccctaaaggacataacgtgcaggattttgaaacactaaggacaaaactcatcaattttaaaggtaaaggacagcgccagaaatttgggacaaacataaaggacaaaacttgtaatttactcttttttttagcTACGatcaaaaaacaaaaacaaaaaacaaaagaacagAAAAAAAAGGTCAAACAATTTATTGTGGTTCCTTTTGAAACAACGTTtagaaaaaataaacaagttgGTTTATTTA belongs to Helianthus annuus cultivar XRQ/B chromosome 5, HanXRQr2.0-SUNRISE, whole genome shotgun sequence and includes:
- the LOC110876065 gene encoding dnaJ homolog subfamily B member 6-like; the protein is MSSFLASTSSSTGSKAFYHTWYTLKVNRNATDDDLKKAYRRLAMIWHHDKNPNTNKSDAESKFKQISEAYDVLSDPQKRQIYDLYGEEALKAGRRFNNHQNPNPNPNFRFNPRNAEDIYTEFFGGSDAGFRNGESSSVKKAPAVENVLGCSLLDLYKGAKKKMKISKTVLDFFEYVFPTFLLLFIVV